One window of the Acaryochloris sp. CCMEE 5410 genome contains the following:
- a CDS encoding TonB-dependent receptor domain-containing protein: MSTRPSLNIIYICLGALGTFLGTLGAAQAAQSSSNPFQLISDQTDRRIRKVEPIVLYPHKSEYRVAQVEALLIAEITQVTLEPTEGGANIVLTVANGDTLQVTPSGDGATFIADIENALLNLPTGQTFEADNPSPGIRSVSVMPVDVNRVRVTVIGDQTELSHQIQPDSQTLVFSINTQTLAEAEEPPETPPADTPTAEGEEDDLEIVVTATRTEELLADVPRAVTIITREQIEQEALLRNDLTSTLGKFVPGFGPPTADGRTRVQDLRGRPAQILIDGIPQTGNASFGTELSAIDPSVIERIEVVRGPSAVFGDGATGGVINILTRAPVEEGVQGQVGLTLRPDFEHLSENGFGFKVDASLSGKQGKFDFLVGAAFDLDGAIFDGEGDRIPPDGLTTDNNTFNLFTKAGIDITDDQRLQISYNFFQNDFASDFISDPIVLGIPGEQDAEALRVGPFTFDDSPSQTIHNVNLTYRHQNLLGAELRTQAYFRKTDLTQIPGDIRNLFPMGTPPFLPVISQTNLDSLEVGGRFQLDTPITDRFKILWGADLSYEENEQFFNSLDPVDFDLNRRARIIGTATQSPFYTVRSIGAFSQLTWDVVDQLSLTGGIRYENIRLSVDDYAASPFANFGIAPPAQIQGGVITTDDVVFNAGAVFKATEEVSIYANFAQGFSIPGVGVTLGLARFGNSVVDSLNLEPQKVNNYELGVKANFDTVQLSLAGFLSTSSLGSSLVVDNVGLTSIVRAPQRNYGIEFTADWQPSDTWKLGTVFTWNEGESDPDDDGVFTALSSLDVQPIHATVYVENETLPGWRNRIQALFVGGRDRAFNDAVDQFRVEGYTVFDVFSTVNLGPGKLQLAIQNVFDTQYVPVSSQERLGIQELRRFPGQGRTYSIRYSFEF; the protein is encoded by the coding sequence ATGAGTACTAGACCGTCATTAAACATCATTTATATCTGTTTGGGTGCTCTGGGGACATTCCTAGGAACACTGGGTGCGGCCCAAGCAGCTCAGTCTTCGTCAAACCCTTTCCAGCTTATTTCTGACCAAACGGACCGTAGGATCCGTAAAGTTGAACCTATCGTTCTATATCCACATAAGTCCGAATATCGTGTTGCCCAAGTAGAGGCTCTGCTCATAGCCGAAATTACGCAGGTGACCCTTGAGCCTACAGAGGGCGGGGCCAATATTGTGCTGACGGTTGCTAACGGTGATACCTTGCAGGTGACGCCTTCTGGTGATGGGGCCACCTTTATCGCTGATATTGAGAATGCCCTACTCAATTTACCCACTGGGCAAACCTTTGAAGCAGACAACCCAAGCCCAGGTATACGCTCAGTCTCTGTCATGCCTGTTGATGTGAATCGCGTGCGGGTGACCGTAATTGGTGATCAGACAGAATTAAGTCACCAAATTCAACCCGATTCTCAGACCCTCGTTTTCAGTATCAATACCCAGACGTTAGCTGAGGCGGAAGAACCCCCAGAGACTCCACCTGCGGATACTCCCACAGCGGAGGGTGAAGAAGATGATTTAGAAATTGTCGTCACAGCCACTCGGACGGAAGAGCTCCTCGCAGATGTCCCCCGTGCTGTCACCATCATTACTCGCGAACAGATAGAGCAAGAAGCCCTGTTAAGGAATGACCTGACTTCAACCCTGGGTAAATTTGTGCCTGGCTTTGGACCACCCACAGCGGATGGTCGCACCCGTGTTCAAGATTTGAGAGGTCGCCCTGCACAAATTTTGATTGATGGCATCCCCCAAACTGGCAATGCCTCCTTTGGTACGGAGTTGTCAGCTATTGATCCATCCGTCATTGAACGGATTGAAGTGGTCAGAGGACCCAGCGCAGTCTTTGGAGATGGTGCAACTGGTGGGGTTATTAATATTCTGACTCGTGCCCCCGTCGAAGAAGGGGTGCAAGGGCAAGTAGGACTCACCCTTCGTCCCGATTTTGAACATTTATCTGAGAATGGCTTTGGCTTCAAAGTGGATGCCAGTCTGTCAGGTAAGCAAGGAAAATTCGATTTTCTAGTTGGAGCAGCCTTTGACTTAGATGGTGCCATCTTTGATGGAGAAGGAGATCGTATTCCGCCCGATGGCTTAACCACAGACAACAACACCTTTAACCTGTTTACAAAAGCGGGGATTGATATCACTGATGATCAGCGCCTACAAATCTCCTACAACTTCTTTCAAAACGATTTTGCTAGCGATTTCATTTCCGATCCGATTGTTTTAGGTATCCCAGGGGAGCAAGATGCTGAAGCCTTGAGAGTGGGACCGTTTACCTTTGATGACAGCCCATCCCAGACTATCCATAATGTCAATTTGACCTATCGCCATCAAAATTTATTAGGTGCTGAATTACGGACTCAGGCTTACTTTCGGAAAACTGATCTAACCCAAATTCCAGGTGATATTCGTAATCTCTTTCCTATGGGGACACCCCCATTTTTGCCTGTCATTTCTCAAACTAATTTAGATTCTTTAGAGGTCGGTGGACGGTTTCAGCTCGATACTCCCATTACAGATCGCTTCAAGATTCTGTGGGGTGCGGATCTTTCCTATGAAGAGAATGAGCAGTTTTTCAATTCCCTAGATCCAGTCGATTTTGATCTCAACCGCCGTGCCCGCATCATCGGTACGGCCACTCAATCCCCGTTTTATACCGTACGCAGCATCGGTGCTTTTTCCCAGTTAACCTGGGATGTGGTGGATCAGCTATCCCTCACCGGAGGGATTCGATATGAAAATATTCGCTTGTCCGTCGATGACTATGCTGCTAGCCCTTTTGCGAATTTTGGGATTGCGCCACCGGCACAAATCCAAGGCGGAGTAATCACAACCGATGACGTGGTTTTTAATGCGGGTGCAGTGTTTAAAGCGACTGAAGAAGTTAGCATCTATGCCAACTTTGCCCAAGGATTTTCGATTCCTGGTGTTGGGGTAACCCTAGGGCTAGCTCGATTTGGCAATAGCGTGGTTGACAGCCTCAATTTAGAACCTCAGAAAGTCAATAACTATGAGCTGGGGGTAAAAGCCAACTTTGATACGGTTCAGCTCAGTCTAGCGGGCTTTTTGAGTACCTCCTCTCTTGGTTCTTCTCTGGTCGTTGATAACGTGGGGCTGACCTCTATTGTGCGGGCTCCACAACGGAACTATGGCATTGAATTCACTGCGGATTGGCAACCCAGCGATACATGGAAACTAGGGACAGTCTTTACTTGGAATGAGGGCGAATCGGATCCAGACGATGATGGTGTCTTTACAGCCCTTAGCTCCCTGGATGTCCAGCCCATTCACGCAACGGTCTATGTTGAGAATGAGACCCTACCTGGTTGGCGAAACCGAATTCAAGCGTTGTTTGTCGGGGGACGAGATCGTGCCTTTAATGACGCGGTCGATCAGTTTCGAGTCGAAGGTTACACGGTGTTTGATGTCTTCAGTACGGTCAACCTAGGGCCAGGGAAACTGCAGCTCGCTATCCAAAATGTCTTTGATACCCAATATGTACCCGTGAGTTCCCAAGAACGCTTGGGTATTCAAGAGCTACGCCGTTTCCCCGGTCAAGGCCGGACCTATAGCATTCGCTATAGTTTTGAGTTTTAA
- a CDS encoding AraC family transcriptional regulator has translation MNASAMGMPKTLTNADIIAFLQNNSDASTFLNTDHDEQCIALPAQFGSGYIRRHLLQPGLILDIADVELNYNHVNRIQLHSPQMPLTASFYLSGQAVVTNEALPTPQTERAGNNYLYHLPQTAEIEEYHANQRICCLKLYFDLDHFPQLNLQQLATQSSNLSTPIYTPHKLYCENPTTPRMHLVLEQLATCSLQGIARNIYLAGKALELLGLQLEAIITPQASLPACLHPTDVEQIHKARYILIQNYLNPPSLMELARQVGINDRKLKQGFRDVFGTSVFNYLYQYRMDKARQLLTSGQWNVTETAHAVGYASRTAFVAAFTKQFKVSPNTYRP, from the coding sequence ATGAATGCCTCTGCAATGGGTATGCCTAAAACCCTCACCAATGCCGATATTATTGCTTTTCTACAGAATAATAGTGACGCCTCTACCTTTCTCAATACCGACCACGATGAACAATGTATTGCCCTCCCAGCCCAGTTTGGCAGTGGATATATCCGAAGACATCTCTTACAGCCAGGGCTGATCTTAGATATTGCAGATGTTGAGCTGAACTACAACCATGTCAACCGCATTCAGTTACATTCCCCCCAGATGCCCTTGACCGCTAGTTTTTACTTATCGGGTCAGGCCGTTGTCACCAATGAAGCCTTGCCTACCCCCCAGACTGAACGAGCTGGGAATAACTATTTGTACCATTTACCTCAAACTGCTGAAATTGAGGAATATCACGCCAATCAGCGGATCTGTTGTTTAAAGCTGTATTTTGACTTAGACCATTTTCCGCAGCTTAATCTCCAACAACTCGCAACCCAGTCATCAAATTTAAGCACCCCCATCTACACTCCCCATAAGCTGTACTGTGAGAATCCAACGACCCCTAGAATGCACTTAGTGCTTGAACAACTGGCGACTTGCTCCTTGCAAGGGATTGCCAGAAATATTTATCTGGCGGGTAAAGCTCTTGAACTTCTGGGCTTGCAGTTGGAAGCAATCATCACGCCCCAGGCTTCGCTACCAGCCTGCCTTCATCCCACTGATGTTGAACAGATCCACAAAGCCCGCTACATCTTGATTCAGAACTATTTAAACCCTCCATCCTTAATGGAATTAGCCCGTCAAGTGGGTATTAACGATCGCAAACTCAAGCAAGGCTTTCGCGATGTCTTTGGCACGTCTGTATTTAACTATTTGTACCAATACCGTATGGACAAAGCCCGCCAGCTGCTCACTTCTGGGCAATGGAATGTGACCGAAACTGCCCATGCCGTGGGGTATGCCAGTCGAACTGCCTTTGTCGCCGCCTTTACCAAGCAGTTTAAGGTGAGCCCTAATACGTATCGTCCTTAA
- a CDS encoding sucrase ferredoxin, producing the protein MNCRYCADIAKANGVDPLGTAAKADHWLITEMKQPWSHSLTEHPQVQPLIPLFKKLIFRRGILIRPTAIATDHDYSQTGWTRVLYYYRPSSQFAQYAKQEFLIPEAEGLNFTMALLKSLLKQPNHFEHYRKYQQNTSEIRELLICTHTQVDLACGRYGTPIYRQLRQDYGHNPSSLRVWQATHFGGHQFAPTLLDLPTGQFWGHLEPAILPTLVERQGEVSSLRPYYRGWSGLQKFEQMAEGEIWQREGWAWLDYPKAGRTTKKGLKGIKQFLYPLLRLIPLNLLQMWLEQWTQEANWVEVNLQFVLPEATQISCYRVRLATKGRVKTAVKSAAKPDDTLTLQDHWQYEVRQIVRYDT; encoded by the coding sequence ATGAACTGCCGCTATTGTGCAGATATTGCTAAAGCGAATGGTGTCGATCCCCTCGGTACAGCGGCAAAAGCTGACCACTGGCTGATTACTGAGATGAAACAGCCCTGGTCCCATTCATTAACTGAGCATCCTCAAGTTCAACCCTTGATTCCCTTATTCAAGAAATTGATTTTTCGCAGAGGAATCTTGATCAGACCGACTGCGATCGCAACCGATCACGACTATTCCCAAACAGGCTGGACACGGGTGCTCTACTACTATCGCCCCAGTTCTCAGTTTGCCCAGTATGCCAAACAGGAATTTCTCATCCCCGAAGCCGAAGGGCTCAACTTCACCATGGCTTTGTTGAAATCCTTACTAAAGCAACCCAATCATTTTGAGCATTACCGAAAGTATCAGCAAAACACCAGCGAGATTCGGGAGCTATTGATCTGTACCCATACCCAAGTGGATTTGGCCTGTGGTCGTTATGGAACCCCTATTTATCGCCAACTTAGGCAAGACTATGGCCACAATCCTAGTTCTCTCAGAGTCTGGCAAGCCACTCATTTTGGCGGTCATCAGTTTGCCCCGACCTTGCTAGATTTGCCTACAGGACAATTCTGGGGACATCTTGAGCCAGCCATCTTGCCCACCCTCGTAGAACGGCAAGGAGAGGTGTCCAGCCTGCGCCCCTATTATCGGGGTTGGTCTGGCTTACAGAAATTTGAACAGATGGCGGAAGGAGAAATCTGGCAGAGAGAAGGATGGGCTTGGTTAGACTATCCCAAAGCAGGACGGACCACAAAGAAAGGTCTGAAAGGGATCAAGCAGTTTTTATATCCTTTACTGCGGTTGATTCCCTTAAACTTGTTGCAGATGTGGTTGGAGCAATGGACACAAGAAGCCAATTGGGTTGAAGTGAACCTCCAATTTGTCTTGCCTGAAGCCACACAAATCAGTTGTTATCGGGTCCGGCTAGCGACCAAGGGCAGGGTTAAAACGGCAGTGAAATCAGCTGCAAAACCTGACGACACCCTGACTCTCCAGGACCATTGGCAATATGAAGTTAGACAAATTGTGCGGTACGACACTTAA
- a CDS encoding chlorophyll a/b binding light-harvesting protein: protein MQTYGQPKVNYPWYAGNARYTGFSAQFLAAHIGQIASMCFFAGTFTIYELSRYDPDLPLYSQNFVCLPQLAREGFGVGSGGVIVDTYIYFAIGMIHLFAAAVFASGALYHIVTGPKNFADSEFPGIRRFHFEWDDFASQGRILGHHLIFLGLGTFLFVGWGATHGFYDPSIGEVRPVVPEFNIVRLFKYGWAVPGFNPFFVDNLEDVQMGHLFVGFLYTLGGVFHILVKPWPYTDRLYRKNADAILAYALGGLAFLGFIACYFTAVNEITFPPEFFGPVLELRFVFSPYFADIIDTANGMHTSRFWICNFHFYWAFFCLQGHLFHALRGMGFDFRNLPKYFEQFAPEV from the coding sequence ATGCAAACCTATGGACAGCCCAAAGTTAACTATCCTTGGTATGCGGGAAATGCTCGTTATACCGGGTTTAGTGCCCAATTCCTGGCTGCACATATCGGCCAAATTGCGTCGATGTGTTTCTTCGCAGGAACCTTTACCATCTATGAACTCTCTCGCTACGATCCCGATTTGCCGTTATACAGTCAAAACTTTGTTTGCCTTCCTCAATTAGCTCGTGAAGGGTTTGGGGTCGGGTCTGGCGGGGTCATCGTAGATACCTATATCTACTTTGCCATTGGTATGATTCACCTGTTTGCAGCCGCTGTGTTTGCGTCAGGGGCTTTGTACCATATTGTGACTGGACCGAAGAACTTTGCAGATAGCGAGTTCCCAGGTATCAGGAGATTTCATTTTGAGTGGGATGATTTTGCTTCCCAGGGCAGAATTCTGGGACATCATCTGATCTTTTTAGGGCTAGGGACCTTTTTATTTGTGGGCTGGGGAGCCACTCATGGCTTCTATGATCCAAGTATTGGCGAAGTCAGACCCGTGGTACCTGAATTTAATATTGTCAGACTGTTCAAATATGGATGGGCTGTTCCGGGGTTCAATCCTTTCTTTGTAGACAACCTGGAAGATGTGCAAATGGGGCACCTGTTTGTCGGCTTTCTCTATACCCTAGGTGGCGTTTTTCATATCTTGGTTAAACCTTGGCCCTATACAGATCGGCTCTATCGCAAAAACGCGGATGCCATTTTAGCCTACGCTTTGGGCGGACTAGCCTTCTTGGGCTTTATTGCCTGTTACTTTACAGCCGTTAATGAAATCACCTTCCCACCTGAATTCTTTGGCCCTGTTCTAGAGCTAAGGTTTGTCTTTTCTCCTTACTTTGCGGACATTATTGATACAGCAAACGGCATGCATACCTCCCGTTTCTGGATTTGTAATTTCCATTTCTATTGGGCGTTCTTCTGTTTGCAAGGTCATCTCTTTCATGCCTTGCGGGGCATGGGCTTTGACTTCCGCAATCTTCCCAAATATTTCGAGCAATTCGCGCCTGAAGTTTAG
- a CDS encoding high light inducible protein codes for MTASLTRRDPMDRSELTAGTASLSGYEAEWWAGNVRNTDLSGTLLGAHLCHAALMSCVPGAFIIQEAARFQPGIPLSEQGMVFMPHLAGLGIAVGSGGEILSTYPYFVIGVLHFFVAAFCCAGGLFHTIAGEAKLGDYPEGSWAAQFDYDWDDFESLSSILGHHLLCLGVACLLFACNAAFGNGLYDPLVGEVRQITPNLNPITLLGYLFGFANGGWTPLGMAAVDNMEDLVGGHFLVAIVDIAGAAFHIINKKPTAFFNNRLIFSFPNGGVTRAGICNSEAILSYSVASVGFIAISSAIFTQYCDIAFAPEFYGIDRSGAASIQLILGLNWMVFGGLWHSIRGERLHALKNK; via the coding sequence ATGACAGCATCTTTAACCAGACGCGACCCGATGGACAGGTCCGAGCTGACTGCGGGTACAGCGAGCTTGAGCGGTTATGAAGCGGAATGGTGGGCAGGCAATGTCCGCAACACCGATCTTTCTGGCACGCTTCTGGGTGCCCACTTATGCCATGCAGCTCTGATGAGCTGTGTTCCCGGCGCTTTTATTATTCAAGAAGCCGCTCGTTTTCAACCCGGCATACCACTATCTGAACAAGGGATGGTCTTTATGCCCCACCTGGCAGGCTTAGGGATAGCCGTGGGCTCAGGTGGAGAGATCTTGAGTACGTATCCTTATTTTGTGATTGGCGTTTTACACTTCTTTGTGGCGGCATTCTGTTGTGCGGGTGGACTATTCCACACCATTGCTGGAGAAGCGAAGCTAGGAGATTACCCTGAAGGTAGCTGGGCGGCTCAATTTGATTATGATTGGGACGACTTTGAGTCCCTCTCTTCTATTTTAGGCCATCACCTGCTTTGTTTAGGGGTCGCTTGCCTTCTATTCGCATGCAATGCAGCCTTCGGTAATGGCTTATATGATCCATTAGTGGGTGAAGTGCGACAGATTACCCCCAACCTCAATCCGATTACCCTACTGGGTTACTTATTCGGATTTGCCAATGGCGGATGGACACCTTTGGGAATGGCCGCAGTCGACAATATGGAAGACCTTGTTGGGGGACATTTCCTCGTCGCCATTGTTGATATTGCAGGGGCAGCCTTTCATATCATCAACAAAAAGCCGACAGCCTTTTTCAACAATCGGCTGATCTTTTCTTTCCCCAATGGTGGGGTGACGCGTGCTGGCATTTGCAATAGCGAAGCGATCCTGTCTTATAGTGTGGCTTCCGTGGGTTTTATTGCCATTAGTTCTGCCATTTTCACCCAGTATTGCGATATCGCCTTTGCCCCTGAGTTCTACGGCATTGATCGGTCTGGGGCCGCCTCCATCCAGCTGATTCTGGGATTGAACTGGATGGTCTTTGGTGGCCTATGGCACAGTATTCGTGGCGAAAGGCTCCATGCCCTTAAGAATAAATAG
- a CDS encoding chlorophyll a/b binding light-harvesting protein, translating to MQLNINQSEFPWYQGNSRLIDRSVQGKWLAAHILQMAIIMFWVGINTLSENQVFDPGLPMYDQGLVLIPHLAAEGFGVGAGGVVTNPGVYVQVALVHMVASVVLFFGAYYHAQIGPADLSQGGRGNTAKFSFEWDDPKRLGYILGNHLIFIGFASLIFVGWMKYHGLYDPTIGEVRAVTPAMENFTNVYKYGWSTPGYNPFFVDNLGDLAAGHFLVGLLDIAGGIWHILVPPFQWEQRLGARQDNYSADGLIGLSLGGVAIMGFISAYFCAVNTFVYPVEFYGPALEVKFNLTPYFQDTADFADGVFSSRAWLANITYYLGFYCLQGHLFHSLKAMGVKFEEIPNALSQTFVQEPSIITGAAPTTDAAPEIKEAPVEETTSMDSTESVPAAEASQANGSDSTESPQT from the coding sequence ATGCAACTCAATATCAATCAATCTGAGTTTCCTTGGTATCAGGGCAATAGTCGTCTGATTGATCGCTCGGTACAAGGCAAATGGTTAGCTGCACATATTTTGCAGATGGCCATCATCATGTTTTGGGTCGGTATCAATACCTTGTCTGAGAATCAAGTGTTTGATCCAGGCTTGCCCATGTATGACCAAGGCTTAGTCCTAATTCCGCATTTGGCCGCTGAAGGCTTTGGTGTCGGTGCTGGTGGAGTGGTGACTAACCCAGGAGTGTATGTCCAAGTTGCCTTAGTGCATATGGTGGCCAGTGTGGTGCTGTTTTTTGGTGCTTACTACCATGCCCAAATTGGACCTGCTGATCTGTCCCAAGGGGGTCGGGGAAACACAGCAAAATTTTCTTTTGAATGGGATGATCCAAAACGGTTGGGGTATATCCTGGGCAACCATTTAATTTTTATTGGTTTTGCCTCCTTGATCTTTGTGGGCTGGATGAAATATCACGGTCTGTATGACCCTACTATTGGTGAAGTCCGTGCGGTTACGCCTGCGATGGAGAACTTTACCAATGTCTATAAATATGGGTGGTCAACCCCTGGGTATAATCCATTTTTTGTTGATAACTTGGGTGACTTAGCGGCAGGTCATTTTCTAGTGGGCTTACTGGATATTGCCGGTGGTATTTGGCATATTCTTGTTCCTCCATTTCAGTGGGAACAACGCTTGGGGGCTCGACAAGATAATTACAGCGCCGATGGCTTGATTGGCCTTTCTCTGGGTGGCGTTGCCATTATGGGGTTTATCTCGGCTTATTTCTGTGCAGTCAATACCTTCGTCTATCCAGTGGAGTTCTATGGCCCCGCTTTAGAGGTAAAGTTCAACCTTACCCCTTACTTTCAGGACACGGCGGATTTTGCTGATGGTGTGTTTAGTTCGCGGGCTTGGTTGGCCAATATCACTTATTATTTGGGATTCTACTGTCTGCAAGGGCATTTATTCCATAGTCTAAAAGCCATGGGTGTGAAGTTTGAAGAGATCCCCAATGCCCTCTCACAAACTTTTGTCCAAGAGCCATCGATTATTACAGGGGCAGCTCCAACGACTGATGCTGCTCCAGAAATAAAGGAAGCGCCAGTAGAGGAGACAACTTCCATGGACTCTACCGAGTCAGTGCCAGCTGCTGAGGCTTCTCAGGCTAACGGATCGGACAGTACAGAATCACCTCAAAC